In one Diabrotica virgifera virgifera chromosome 7, PGI_DIABVI_V3a genomic region, the following are encoded:
- the LOC114335418 gene encoding gastrula zinc finger protein XlCGF57.1: MFNQTEVKEVSETTCKEEIDKEVEDTCKVEIKEELITESANDTFEYLDVKKCHIKAEIEQDDGVSCEDMKTDASSLLLEDHDRSDINLNQYITSTTNVNGGQRFICIICQKPLSNNYHLELHMKRHTGGKPYQCEICTKQFSAKPTLKSHMTVHTGEKPFECEICNKQFSKKIYLKTHIRVHTGEKPFKCEICTKQLSTKQALQWHMKLHTDKEPFKSEIYTKQYSTRFNLKTHMAVDTDKKPFECEICTKKCSTKTQLNTHMRVHTGEKPFVCEICTKQFSTNQVLQWHLKLHTDEEPFKCGICTKQFSSKIYLKKHMRVHTGEKPFECIICTKQFSTKQVLQWHLKLHTGEKPFECEICTKQFPAKHTLQSHMTMHTSEKPFECEICTKRFSRKIYLKTHMRVHTGEKPFLCEICTKQFSSELQLNTHMRVHTGEKPFACQICTKQLSTKQALQWHLKLHTGENLFECEICTKQFPAKHTLQLHMIMHTDEKPFECEICTKQFSRKIYLKKHMSVHTGEKTFKCEICTKQFSTKQVLQWHLKSHAGEKPFECKICTKQFSAKHSLQSHMTMHTGEKPFECKICTKRFSRRIYLKEHMRIHTGEKPFECEICTKKFSTKTQLNSHMRVHTGKKTI; this comes from the coding sequence GTGTCTCTTGTGAAGATATGAAAACTGATGCCAGTAGTCTATTATTAGAGGATCATGATAGAAGTGACATTAATTTGAACCAATATATAACTTCCACTACCAATGTGAATGGAGGACAACGTTTTATATGTATCATTTGTCAGAAACCATTGTCAAACAACTATCATTTAGAACTACATATGAAGAGACACACTGGGGGAAAACcttaccagtgtgaaatttgcaccaaacagttttcagcAAAGCCTACTTTAAAATCACATATGacagtgcatactggtgaaaaaccatttgaatgtgaaatttgcaacaAACAATTTTCaaagaagatatatttaaaaacGCATATAAGAgttcatactggtgaaaaaccatttaaatgtgaaatttgtaccaAGCAGTTGTCAACGAAACAAGCTTTACAATGGCATATGAAATTGCATACTGATAAAGAACCATTTAAAAGTGAAATTTACACCAAACAATATTCAACAAGGTTTAATTTAAAAACACATATGGCAGTGGatactgataaaaaaccttttgaatgtgaaatttgcaccaaaaaGTGTTCAACGAAAACACAATTAAACACGCATATGAGAGTTCATACTGGTGAGAAACCATTTGTATGTGAAATTTgtaccaaacagttttcaacgaaTCAAGTTTTACAATGGCATTTGAAATTGCATACTGATGAAGAACCATTTAAATGTGggatttgcaccaaacagttttcaagtaaaatatatttaaaaaagcatATGAGAgttcatactggtgaaaaaccatttgaatgtatAATTTgtaccaaacagttttcaacgaaaCAAGTTTTACAGTGGCATTTGAAattgcatactggtgaaaaaccatttgaatgcgaaatttgcaccaaacagtttccAGCAAAGCATACTTTACAATCACATATGACAATGCATACcagtgaaaaaccatttgaatgtgaaatttgcactaAACGGTTttcaagaaaaatatatttaaaaacgcatatgagagtgcatactggcgaaaaaccatttttatgtgaaatttgcaccaaacagttttcaagtGAATTACAATTAAATACACATATGAGAGTTCATACAGGTGAAAAACCATTTGCATGTCAAATATGTACCAAACAGTTGTCAACAAAACAAGCTTTACAATGGCATTTGAAATTGCATACTGGTGAAAATCTATTTGAATgcgaaatttgcaccaaacagtttccAGCAAAGCATACTTTACAGTTACATATGATAATGCATACggatgaaaaaccatttgaatgtgaaatttgtactaaacagttttcaagaaaaatatatttaaaaaagcatATGAGCGTTCATACTGGTGAAAAAacatttaaatgtgaaatttgtacaAAACAATTCTCAACGAAGCAAGTTTTACAATGGCATTTGAAATCGCAtgctggtgaaaaaccatttgaatgcaaaatttgcaccaaacagttttcagcAAAGCATTCGTTACAATCACATATGACaatgcatactggtgaaaaaccatttgaatgtaaAATTTGCACTAAACGGTTTTCAAGAAGAATATATTTAAAAGAGCATATGAGAAttcatactggtgaaaaaccatttgaatgtgaaatttgcaccaaaaaGTTTTCAACAAAAACACAATTAAACTCGCATATGAGAGTTCATACTGGTAAAAAAACCATTTGA